The following are from one region of the Arcobacter defluvii genome:
- a CDS encoding CRISPR-associated endoribonuclease Cas6, producing MKIFELKCEAYLKNFIELKESFDVLSKYINFTIYQSKRLDLENKDKSINNYCFSNFYPTESDRIYKKDKIYKFVIRSIDRELINELEILLCKNTNNIFLKVLNVQKKVIDQFFIHELYSATPVIVSDKRDEKGKQLFWSLHYNGDILSLQKRLHNNLEKKLKQFYQEDVSESTSFIQEIELKNQKPQSIYFKTTKDKKEKIVRLIGNKLRIVPNKDVISQKLAFLSLAVGLGEKSSLGGGFCLSRGI from the coding sequence ATGAAAATATTTGAACTAAAATGCGAAGCATACTTAAAAAATTTTATTGAATTAAAAGAGAGCTTTGATGTATTGTCAAAATATATAAATTTTACGATATATCAAAGTAAAAGATTAGATCTTGAGAATAAAGATAAATCAATAAATAACTATTGTTTTAGTAATTTTTATCCAACAGAAAGTGATAGAATTTATAAAAAAGACAAAATATATAAATTTGTAATTAGAAGTATTGATAGAGAATTGATTAATGAATTAGAGATTTTACTTTGTAAAAATACAAATAATATCTTTCTTAAAGTTTTAAATGTACAAAAAAAAGTAATTGATCAATTTTTTATTCATGAATTATATAGTGCAACACCAGTTATCGTTTCTGATAAAAGAGATGAAAAGGGAAAACAACTTTTCTGGTCTTTACATTATAATGGAGATATATTGTCTTTACAAAAAAGACTTCATAATAATTTGGAAAAAAAATTAAAACAGTTTTATCAAGAAGATGTGAGTGAATCAACAAGTTTTATTCAAGAGATTGAATTAAAAAATCAAAAACCTCAATCTATTTATTTTAAAACTACAAAAGATAAAAAAGAGAAGATTGTAAGATTAATTGGTAATAAATTAAGAATTGTACCAAATAAAGATGTAATATCTCAAAAATTAGCTTTTTTATCTTTAGCAGTTGGTTTAGGTGAAAAAAGTAGTTTAGGTGGTGGATTTTGTTTGAGTAGAGGAATTTAA